The window GCAGCCCCTGCGCCAGCGGCGAGAAGACGGCGCTGCCGACCTGCAGCTCCCGCAAGGCCGGGAAGAGCTCCGCCTCGGGAGTGCGGTCGAACAGCGAGTAACGGGGCTGGTGCACGAGCAGGCGCACGCCCTCGGCGGCGAGCAGCGCGTGCGCGCGACGTGTGAGCTCGGCCGGGTAGTTGGAGATGCCGACGTACAACGCCTTACCGCTCCGCACGATGTCGACGAGCGCCTGCATCGTCTCTTCGAGGGGCGTGTCGGGGTCGACACGGTGGGAGTAGAACACGTCGACGTAGTCGGTGCGCATCCGCGTGAGACTCTGGTCGAGCGATCGCATCAGGTACTTGCGCGACCCGCCGTCGCCGTACGGCCCCGGCCACATGTCGTAGCCGGCCTTCGTCGTCAGGAACAGCTCGTCGCGGTAGCGACGCAGGTCGCTCTCGAGCACGGTGCCGAACGTCGTCTCGGCAGCGCCGTAGGGCGGGCCGTAGTTGTTGGCGAGGTCGATGTGCACCACGCCGCGGTCGACCGCGTGGAGGAGGATCTCGCGCTGCGCCTCGATCGAGCGACCGCGGCCGAAGTTCTGCCACAGCCCCAGTGAGACACGGGGCAGGCGCACCCCGCTGGCGCCGGCGCGCGCGAACGGCACATCGTCGTAGCGGGTCGCCTTGGCGATGTACGGCGAGAGCAGGCGGGGGTCATCGGCGGCGATGGGCATGACGATCCTTCGGGAGGGAAAGGGGGTGCTGATCGCAAGCCTGCCACACCCGGACGACAGCCGACCCCGGCCCCGCAGGCGGCGGGGTCGGGGTCGGGTGTCAGGGGGTCACTCCTGGATGAAGGCCAGGATGTCGGGGTTGATGACATCGGCGTGCGTGGTCAGCATGCCGTGCGGGTAGCCCTCGTAGATCTTCAGCGTCGAGTTCTGCAGCAGCTCGTGCTGCTTGAGCGCCGCATCCTTGTACGGGACGACCTGGTCGTCGTCGCCCTGGATGACGAACACGGGAACCGTGATGGCCTTGAGGTCCTCGGTCTGGTCGGTCTCGGAGAACGCCTTGATGCCCAGGTAGTGGGCGAGGGCGCTGCCGGTCATGCCCTGGCGCCACCAGTTGTCGATGACTGGCTGCGAGGGCGTGACGCCCTCGCGGTTGAAGCCGTAGAAGGGACCGGATGCGACGGCCTCGAAGAACTCGGCACGGTTGGCGGCGAGCGCCTCACGGAAGCCGTCGAACACCGAGATCGGCGTGCCCTCGGGGTTCGCGTCGGTCTGCACCATGAGCGGCGGCACGGACGACACGAGCACGGCCTTGGCGACGCGGCCCTGGGGCTCGCCGTACTTCGCGACGTAGCGGGCCACCTGGCCGCCGCCCGTCGAGTGTCCGATGTGGATCGCGTTGTGCAGGTCGAGGTGCTCGACGACCGCGTTCACATCGCTCGCGTAGTGATCCATGTCGTGGCCGGTGCCGATCTGCGAGGAACGGCCGTGTCCGCGGCGGTCGGTCGCGATGACGCGGAAGCCCTTGCTGAGGAAGAACAGCATCTGGGCGTCCCAGTCGTCCGACGAGAGGGGCCAGCCGTGGTGGAACACGATGGGCTGGGCGTCGGTGCTGCCCCAGTCCTTGAAGTAGATCTCTGCGCCGTCTTCGGTGGTCACGTAAGCCATGGGAAGCCTCCAGGGTGTCTTGTTTCAGAGTCGTTGAGGGGAGCGCTCTCGAGCCCCACGGGCCGAGGGTGCGTTCACGATAGCTCCGCGCCTCACGCTGAGTTCTTCGACATCTGTCCAGACAATTCCCACGGGTCCGACCCGCGTCCCCCGCCGCCGGACCGTGTCAGCGGTAGGTCTCGAGGCGGCGCAGAGGCGGCTGCGCGCCCTCGTAGGTGACCGCATCGGCGCCGACCGCGCAGGCGGCGGTGAGGGCCGCGACGTCGTCCCATCCGGCGTGCAACGCCAAGGTCAGTGCGGCGCAGAACGCGTCGCCCGCCCCGACGGAGTTGATCGCGGCGACCCGCGGGGCGCTCACCCGTGCGACCTCGCGGCCGCCCTCCCGCAGCGCTGCACCGTCGGTGCCGTAGGTGACCGCCACACGGCGGGCGGCGGCGAGCGCCGGCAGCAGTTCGTACTCGGTCTCGTTCACGATCACGAGGTCCGCACGCTCGAGCACCGCCTGCGGCACCTCGCGCGCGGGCGCCGCGTTCAGCGCGAGGAAGCCGGGCACCCCGGCCAGCGCCGCGATCGCGGACACCGGGATCTCCTGCTGCGCGAGTACCGCTTCGTCCGCCGCGAAGTCCACGCCGTCCAGGTGCACGGTGTCGTTCGCGCCCGGACACACGACGATCTGATTCTCCCCGGACCCGTCGACGACGATCAGTGCGGTCCCGGTCGGATCGTCGCCGAGCCAGACGCCACTCGTGTCGACGCCCGCATCCCGCAGGTTCTGCAGCATCGCGTGACCGTCGGTGTCGTCACCGACGGCCCCGACCATGCGCACGCGCGCGCCCAGACGCGCCGCGGCCACCGCCTGGTTGGCGCCCTTGCCTCCCGCGTCGCG is drawn from Microbacterium binotii and contains these coding sequences:
- a CDS encoding ribokinase, whose product is MLGPLCVVGSINVDLTATTDRLPGAGETVLGGRLQRDAGGKGANQAVAAARLGARVRMVGAVGDDTDGHAMLQNLRDAGVDTSGVWLGDDPTGTALIVVDGSGENQIVVCPGANDTVHLDGVDFAADEAVLAQQEIPVSAIAALAGVPGFLALNAAPAREVPQAVLERADLVIVNETEYELLPALAAARRVAVTYGTDGAALREGGREVARVSAPRVAAINSVGAGDAFCAALTLALHAGWDDVAALTAACAVGADAVTYEGAQPPLRRLETYR
- a CDS encoding alpha/beta fold hydrolase, whose translation is MAYVTTEDGAEIYFKDWGSTDAQPIVFHHGWPLSSDDWDAQMLFFLSKGFRVIATDRRGHGRSSQIGTGHDMDHYASDVNAVVEHLDLHNAIHIGHSTGGGQVARYVAKYGEPQGRVAKAVLVSSVPPLMVQTDANPEGTPISVFDGFREALAANRAEFFEAVASGPFYGFNREGVTPSQPVIDNWWRQGMTGSALAHYLGIKAFSETDQTEDLKAITVPVFVIQGDDDQVVPYKDAALKQHELLQNSTLKIYEGYPHGMLTTHADVINPDILAFIQE
- a CDS encoding aldo/keto reductase; amino-acid sequence: MPIAADDPRLLSPYIAKATRYDDVPFARAGASGVRLPRVSLGLWQNFGRGRSIEAQREILLHAVDRGVVHIDLANNYGPPYGAAETTFGTVLESDLRRYRDELFLTTKAGYDMWPGPYGDGGSRKYLMRSLDQSLTRMRTDYVDVFYSHRVDPDTPLEETMQALVDIVRSGKALYVGISNYPAELTRRAHALLAAEGVRLLVHQPRYSLFDRTPEAELFPALRELQVGSAVFSPLAQGLLTAKYLDGTVPADSRAADSHFLNSSALTDDYLRRIRGIDGIAQDAGLSIPQLAVAWVLRDEVVTTAIIGASRPGQIDDAIAASKAELSPEVVAALDEFAAPVGGSVN